One part of the Anaeromyxobacter sp. Fw109-5 genome encodes these proteins:
- a CDS encoding PKD domain-containing protein: MTRRLFALTLVSSLLSACQLGGGTEQFVPPASCTPIQGACETNSDCCSYGCMSGICTPNPVPGGICRTSDDCGVVMDATGFHYMGCKSGACTTDVVCRDDADVCDSDNDCCSGNCVGASWGTSGQCKPNSAPVVDLGADREIPYSRTAALTATVSDPDATDTLVYGWTLVAAPPGSTATISNPTAASPTFVPNVPGAYHLRLVVTDGPTTQRSRLQGSDEVTLVAVNHPPLADPGAGSSHASRNVLQPLVAQVSDPDLDPLTCTWKISSPGHAEEIRRGPEACAGTFASDFTPDLEETWTATLVVTDGVNTTTVSAAYACVNDPPVASAGPARAGNLGGGPVPIQGSATDVNGDTAFEYLWSFDQVPAGSKVTDTPLPATAAVSFTPDVLGQYVLRLRVSDRPGSYTESTVDVQVDRRVIAVHDVRVAAYAKTANRLVVAGQDPDDSTKGRVSVLDPATGNAVAYAQLSGVPTSIDTNADATLIAAGGPAALWWVTVSGTTATPNVITQVPFSINDVVAVDARRIFLLPATSGSYVYAFDTQNAAQGPVQTAARGTKASLDPSTRNALFVWDPGWGELRRYAVNSTGQGSSSLGATSVYAPTSGVSDLWVSQNGDALFLSSGAIRSTMTLAALAESLGFSPGLVDSSADGRIVAVGSGASQLRLFSSVYAPAGTDLLPLWGFDGNRNQTTARHAFLSSDGNTRYAIVSAAGRYGLVTFP, translated from the coding sequence ATGACCAGACGCCTCTTCGCCCTGACGCTCGTCTCGTCCCTCCTCTCCGCCTGCCAGCTCGGCGGCGGGACCGAGCAGTTCGTCCCGCCCGCCTCGTGCACGCCGATCCAGGGCGCGTGCGAGACCAACTCCGACTGCTGCTCGTACGGCTGCATGAGCGGGATCTGCACACCGAACCCGGTCCCCGGCGGGATCTGCCGGACCAGCGACGACTGCGGCGTCGTGATGGACGCGACGGGGTTCCACTACATGGGCTGCAAGTCCGGCGCGTGCACGACCGACGTGGTCTGCCGCGACGACGCGGACGTGTGCGACTCCGACAACGACTGCTGCAGCGGCAACTGCGTCGGCGCGTCCTGGGGCACGTCCGGCCAGTGCAAGCCGAACTCGGCGCCGGTCGTGGATCTCGGGGCGGACCGCGAGATCCCCTACAGCCGCACGGCGGCGCTCACCGCGACGGTCTCCGATCCCGACGCCACGGACACGCTCGTGTACGGGTGGACGCTCGTCGCCGCCCCGCCGGGCAGCACGGCCACGATCTCGAACCCCACCGCGGCGAGCCCCACCTTCGTGCCGAACGTGCCGGGCGCGTACCACCTCCGGCTCGTGGTCACCGACGGCCCGACGACGCAGCGGAGCCGGCTCCAGGGCTCGGACGAGGTGACGCTCGTGGCCGTCAACCACCCGCCCCTCGCGGACCCGGGCGCGGGCTCGAGCCACGCCTCGCGGAACGTCCTCCAGCCGCTGGTCGCCCAGGTGTCGGACCCCGACCTCGACCCGCTGACCTGCACGTGGAAGATCTCGTCGCCCGGCCACGCGGAGGAGATCCGCCGCGGCCCGGAGGCGTGCGCGGGCACCTTCGCCTCCGACTTCACGCCTGACCTCGAGGAGACCTGGACGGCCACGCTCGTCGTCACCGACGGCGTGAACACCACCACCGTCTCGGCCGCCTACGCGTGCGTGAACGACCCGCCGGTCGCGAGCGCCGGGCCCGCGCGCGCCGGGAACCTCGGCGGCGGTCCGGTCCCGATCCAGGGGAGCGCCACCGACGTCAACGGCGACACCGCCTTCGAGTACCTCTGGTCGTTCGACCAGGTGCCGGCGGGCAGCAAGGTCACCGACACGCCGCTGCCGGCGACGGCGGCCGTGAGCTTCACGCCGGACGTGCTCGGGCAGTACGTCCTCCGCCTGCGGGTGAGCGACCGGCCGGGGTCGTACACGGAGAGCACGGTGGACGTGCAGGTGGACCGGAGGGTGATCGCCGTTCACGACGTGAGGGTCGCCGCCTACGCCAAGACGGCGAATCGGCTCGTCGTCGCCGGCCAGGACCCGGACGACTCCACGAAGGGGCGCGTCTCGGTCCTCGATCCCGCGACCGGCAACGCCGTGGCCTACGCCCAGCTCTCCGGGGTGCCGACGTCGATCGACACCAACGCGGATGCGACGCTCATCGCCGCGGGAGGGCCCGCCGCGCTCTGGTGGGTGACGGTCTCGGGCACGACCGCCACGCCGAACGTGATCACCCAGGTGCCCTTCTCGATCAACGACGTCGTCGCCGTGGACGCCCGCCGCATCTTCCTGCTGCCCGCGACGAGCGGCTCGTACGTCTACGCGTTCGACACGCAGAACGCGGCGCAGGGGCCCGTGCAGACGGCCGCGCGCGGGACGAAGGCGTCGCTCGACCCGTCCACCCGCAACGCGCTGTTCGTCTGGGATCCGGGGTGGGGTGAGCTCAGGCGCTACGCCGTCAACTCCACCGGCCAGGGCTCCTCGAGCCTCGGCGCGACCAGCGTCTACGCCCCGACGAGCGGCGTCTCGGATCTGTGGGTCTCGCAGAACGGCGACGCGCTGTTCCTCTCGTCGGGCGCGATCCGCTCCACCATGACCCTCGCGGCGCTCGCGGAGTCGCTGGGGTTCTCGCCCGGCCTGGTCGACTCCTCGGCGGACGGCCGGATCGTGGCGGTGGGCTCGGGAGCCAGCCAGCTGCGGCTCTTCTCGTCGGTCTACGCACCCGCTGGCACCGACCTCCTCCCGCTGTGGGGGTTCGACGGCAACCGGAACCAGACGACCGCCCGACACGCGTTCCTCTCGTCCGACGGGAACACGCGCTACGCGATCGTCTCCGCCGCGGGGCGGTACGGCCTCGTGACGTTCCCCTGA
- a CDS encoding histone deacetylase, translating into MRARTLLYRLRSWLHRRDVSVWYDRRYRLPLSGLEVSVGMEPRRADFALWWLRECGAVPTRAIHSPRRIAYDDLARVHTPELLESLGRPENVAHIFAVDPSDVPVDEVMTTIRLACGATLSATRETLRTKQPALNLLGGFHHASPGAAGGFCPVNDVAVALAAVRAEGFTDRVVVLDLDAHPPDGIAACLAGDAKTWIGSLSGSDWGPLAGVDETVLPEGTGDAEYLDALAALLGRMPRPQLAFVLAGGDVLAGDRFGKLGLTLEGARERDLLVAAELEGVPQVWLSAGGYSNRAWRVLAGTGMALAAGSSELIPAGYDPLDARFTVLSREMSSVDLTETGELTADDLEEALGIRPQRQRLLLGFYTASGMEHALYRFGVFEQLERMGYRHFRVAFDSGGLGERVRVYGECEAQEHLLMEVVVERRRVFGVEVLYVHWLSLRNPRAHFSDRRPRLPGQDVPGLGLAREAGTMLARMAVRLGLGGVVFRPAYFHTAYAARQEFAFIDPERQGRFEALVRDLAHVPLLEATIAVAEGRVRMDGEPYTWEADEMAYWLRESPADAGEVERERERVRFSLVERPAEGPPTAP; encoded by the coding sequence CTGCGCGCCCGCACCCTGCTCTACCGGCTCCGCTCCTGGCTGCACCGCCGGGACGTGAGCGTCTGGTACGACCGGCGCTACCGGCTCCCGCTCTCCGGGCTGGAGGTGAGCGTGGGCATGGAGCCTCGCCGCGCGGACTTCGCCCTCTGGTGGCTGCGCGAGTGCGGCGCGGTGCCGACGAGGGCGATCCACTCGCCGCGGCGGATCGCCTACGACGACCTGGCGCGGGTCCACACGCCCGAGCTGCTCGAGTCGCTCGGGCGGCCGGAGAACGTCGCGCACATCTTCGCGGTCGACCCGTCCGACGTCCCGGTGGACGAGGTGATGACCACCATCCGGCTCGCCTGCGGCGCGACCCTCTCCGCGACCCGCGAGACGCTGCGGACGAAGCAGCCCGCGCTGAACCTGCTCGGCGGGTTCCACCACGCCTCCCCCGGCGCGGCCGGCGGCTTCTGCCCGGTGAACGACGTCGCCGTCGCGCTCGCGGCGGTGCGGGCCGAGGGGTTCACTGATCGCGTGGTCGTGCTCGACCTCGACGCCCACCCGCCGGACGGGATCGCCGCCTGCCTCGCCGGGGACGCGAAGACCTGGATCGGCTCGCTCTCCGGCTCGGACTGGGGGCCGCTCGCGGGCGTGGACGAGACGGTGCTGCCGGAGGGCACCGGCGACGCGGAGTACCTCGACGCGCTGGCCGCGCTCCTCGGCCGGATGCCGCGGCCGCAGCTCGCCTTCGTCCTCGCGGGCGGCGACGTGCTCGCCGGCGACCGCTTCGGGAAGCTCGGGCTCACGCTCGAGGGGGCCCGCGAGCGTGACCTCCTCGTCGCCGCGGAGCTCGAGGGCGTGCCGCAGGTCTGGCTGTCGGCCGGCGGCTACTCGAACCGAGCGTGGCGCGTGCTCGCCGGCACCGGCATGGCCCTCGCCGCGGGCTCGTCCGAGCTCATCCCGGCCGGCTACGATCCGCTCGACGCGCGCTTCACGGTGCTCTCCCGGGAGATGTCGTCCGTGGACCTCACCGAGACGGGCGAGCTCACCGCCGACGACCTGGAGGAGGCGCTCGGCATCCGCCCGCAGCGCCAGCGGCTGCTGCTCGGGTTCTACACCGCCTCGGGCATGGAGCACGCGCTCTACCGCTTCGGCGTCTTCGAGCAGCTCGAGCGCATGGGCTACCGGCACTTCCGCGTCGCGTTCGACTCCGGTGGCCTCGGGGAGCGAGTCCGGGTGTACGGCGAGTGCGAGGCGCAGGAGCACCTGCTCATGGAGGTCGTCGTCGAGCGCCGGCGCGTCTTCGGGGTGGAGGTGCTGTACGTCCACTGGCTGTCCCTGCGGAACCCGCGCGCGCACTTCAGCGATCGCCGGCCGCGCCTCCCCGGCCAGGACGTCCCCGGCCTCGGCCTCGCGCGCGAGGCCGGCACCATGCTCGCGCGCATGGCGGTCCGGCTGGGGCTCGGCGGGGTCGTCTTCCGGCCCGCCTACTTCCACACCGCCTACGCCGCGCGCCAGGAGTTCGCCTTCATCGATCCCGAGCGCCAGGGCCGGTTCGAGGCGCTCGTCCGGGATCTCGCCCACGTGCCGCTGCTGGAGGCGACCATCGCCGTCGCGGAGGGGCGCGTGCGGATGGACGGCGAGCCCTACACCTGGGAGGCCGACGAGATGGCGTACTGGCTGCGCGAGTCGCCGGCCGACGCGGGCGAGGTCGAGCGCGAGCGGGAGCGGGTCCGGTTCTCGCTCGTCGAGCGGCCCGCGGAGGGCCCGCCGACCGCGCCGTGA
- a CDS encoding TlpA disulfide reductase family protein, translating to MRRALVLLGLLAAACAGARPAVRAPSPLVGRPAEVVAEDLSGRQVRVADAAGKVRVIDFWASWCDPCREQLPALDRLAREHGPSGLEVYGVAFDEDRAMVEAFLAHTPVSFPVLWDRGGEQLSARFEITRLPTTLLVDRAGVVRSVHLGYDAAEGRKLEDEVRRLLAE from the coding sequence ATGCGCCGCGCTCTCGTTCTCCTGGGACTCCTCGCCGCCGCGTGCGCCGGAGCCCGCCCCGCGGTCCGTGCCCCCTCGCCCCTCGTCGGTCGGCCCGCCGAGGTCGTCGCGGAGGACCTCTCCGGACGCCAGGTCCGGGTGGCCGACGCCGCCGGGAAGGTGCGGGTCATCGACTTCTGGGCGAGCTGGTGCGACCCCTGCCGGGAGCAGCTCCCCGCCCTCGACCGGCTCGCGCGCGAGCACGGCCCGAGCGGGCTCGAGGTGTACGGGGTGGCGTTCGACGAGGACCGCGCCATGGTCGAGGCGTTCCTGGCCCACACCCCGGTCTCGTTCCCGGTGCTGTGGGATCGCGGGGGGGAGCAGCTCTCGGCGCGCTTCGAGATCACCCGCCTGCCGACGACCCTCCTCGTCGACCGCGCCGGGGTCGTCCGCTCCGTCCACCTCGGCTACGACGCGGCCGAGGGCCGCAAGCTCGAGGACGAGGTGCGCAGGCTCCTCGCCGAGTGA
- a CDS encoding cytochrome c3 family protein produces MNRTLPLLLAALVVAGCSAKAKKVEKEQQAQRPEPEFPHSIHVDQGIECADCHAGIDKSTSLSQQHLPTSEKCSECHEGYDAPKPGPLPQRINFSHAKHLGQAAVKGKCDTCHKKLPEMGEPRWSMPMDTCTACHKHQADFNEGRCRPCHVDLKGYFPERAYSHQGDWIRLHGPLARPSAESCAQCHDQPYCAECHSATTAAARPSIIFPEEVERGFIHRGDYVSRHMVEAASDPASCQRCHGRKYCETCHEQQNLQGVIGAGRIPESHAKLGWSNDRASGNFHGDAARRNITSCAACHDQGADSLCVACHQVGGPGGNPHPSSFRKRHDAGDIRDNAMCRNCHTAG; encoded by the coding sequence ATGAACCGCACGCTCCCCCTCCTCCTCGCCGCGCTGGTCGTCGCGGGGTGTAGCGCCAAGGCCAAGAAGGTCGAGAAGGAGCAGCAGGCGCAGCGGCCCGAGCCGGAGTTCCCGCACTCGATCCACGTGGATCAGGGCATCGAGTGCGCGGACTGCCACGCCGGGATCGACAAATCGACGTCGCTGTCGCAGCAGCACCTCCCCACGAGCGAGAAGTGCAGCGAGTGCCACGAGGGCTACGACGCCCCGAAGCCGGGGCCGCTCCCGCAGCGCATCAACTTCTCGCACGCGAAGCACCTCGGCCAGGCGGCGGTGAAGGGCAAGTGCGACACCTGCCACAAGAAGCTGCCCGAGATGGGCGAGCCGCGCTGGTCGATGCCCATGGACACGTGCACCGCGTGTCACAAGCACCAGGCCGACTTCAACGAGGGCCGCTGCCGCCCCTGCCACGTGGACCTGAAGGGCTACTTCCCCGAGCGCGCCTACTCGCACCAGGGCGACTGGATCCGCCTGCACGGTCCCCTCGCGCGCCCCAGCGCCGAGAGCTGCGCGCAGTGCCACGACCAGCCCTACTGCGCCGAGTGCCACTCCGCGACCACCGCGGCGGCGCGCCCCTCCATCATTTTCCCGGAGGAGGTCGAGCGGGGCTTCATCCACCGCGGTGACTACGTCTCGCGCCACATGGTGGAGGCCGCGAGCGATCCGGCGAGCTGCCAGCGCTGCCACGGGCGGAAGTACTGCGAGACCTGCCACGAGCAGCAGAACCTGCAGGGCGTCATCGGCGCCGGCCGGATCCCCGAGTCGCACGCGAAGCTCGGCTGGTCGAACGACCGCGCGAGCGGGAACTTCCACGGCGACGCGGCCCGCCGCAACATCACGAGCTGCGCCGCGTGCCACGACCAGGGCGCGGACTCGCTCTGCGTGGCCTGCCACCAGGTCGGCGGCCCCGGCGGCAACCCGCACCCGAGCTCGTTCCGCAAGCGCCACGACGCCGGCGACATCCGCGACAACGCGATGTGCCGGAACTGCCACACGGCCGGGTAG
- the mpl gene encoding UDP-N-acetylmuramate:L-alanyl-gamma-D-glutamyl-meso-diaminopimelate ligase, translating into MIDWSQVKRIHLIGVAGTGMGSFAGMLKAAGHTVTGSDENVYPPMSTQLERWGIEVMTPYRAENLDRARPDLVVVGNVVRSVNPEATAMRERGLPHVSFPQALGEAFIAPRHGVVVVGTHGKTTTSAMMGFLLHHAGRDPSFLVGGVTRDFDSNYRLGAGPHFAVEGDEYDTAYFDKGPKFLHYRPRTAIFTSCELDHADIYRDEAHYESAFERFMGILPEDGFLAACASYESVLRIARGARCRVETYAVDRPGADWEARGLALSPEGARFTLARRGEALAEVLLPVGGAHNVENALGVAAAASALGLSPAEIAAGLGAFHGVKRRQEVRGKAGGVTVIDDFAHHPRAVQKTLAAIRGAYPGARLLAAFEPRSNTSRRNLHQREYAAGATWRDAAEVFLLRPAPTDRVPESERLDVDAVVRDVTAAGTPARAFATVEEMVPAIAATARPGDVVVAMSNGAFGGIWGKLLSALH; encoded by the coding sequence GTGATCGACTGGTCCCAGGTGAAGCGCATCCACCTCATCGGCGTCGCGGGCACCGGCATGGGCTCGTTCGCGGGGATGCTCAAGGCCGCCGGCCACACGGTGACGGGCTCCGACGAGAACGTCTACCCGCCCATGTCCACCCAGCTCGAGCGCTGGGGCATCGAGGTGATGACGCCCTACCGGGCCGAGAACCTCGATCGCGCCCGGCCCGACCTCGTCGTCGTCGGCAACGTCGTCCGGAGCGTGAACCCGGAGGCGACGGCGATGCGGGAGCGCGGGCTGCCCCACGTCTCGTTCCCGCAGGCCCTCGGCGAGGCGTTCATCGCGCCGAGGCACGGGGTGGTGGTGGTCGGCACGCACGGGAAGACCACCACCTCCGCGATGATGGGCTTCCTCCTCCACCACGCCGGCCGCGATCCTTCGTTCCTCGTCGGCGGCGTCACGCGCGACTTCGACTCCAACTACCGGCTCGGGGCAGGCCCGCACTTCGCGGTCGAGGGCGACGAGTACGACACGGCGTACTTCGACAAGGGGCCCAAGTTCCTCCACTACCGCCCGCGCACCGCGATCTTCACGAGCTGCGAGCTCGACCACGCGGACATCTACCGCGACGAGGCCCACTACGAGAGCGCGTTCGAGCGGTTCATGGGGATCCTGCCGGAGGACGGCTTCCTCGCCGCCTGCGCGAGCTACGAGAGCGTGCTCCGCATCGCCCGCGGCGCCCGCTGCCGCGTCGAGACCTACGCCGTCGACCGCCCGGGCGCGGACTGGGAGGCGCGGGGGCTCGCGCTCTCCCCGGAGGGCGCCCGCTTCACGCTGGCGCGCAGGGGCGAGGCGCTCGCCGAGGTCCTGCTGCCGGTCGGCGGGGCGCACAACGTCGAGAACGCGCTGGGCGTCGCGGCCGCCGCGAGCGCCCTCGGGCTCTCGCCCGCCGAGATCGCCGCCGGGCTGGGCGCGTTCCACGGCGTGAAGCGCCGCCAGGAGGTGCGCGGAAAGGCGGGCGGGGTGACGGTGATCGACGACTTCGCCCATCACCCGCGCGCGGTGCAGAAGACGCTCGCCGCCATCCGTGGCGCGTACCCCGGCGCGCGGCTCCTCGCCGCCTTCGAGCCGCGCTCCAACACCAGCCGCCGCAACCTCCACCAGCGCGAGTACGCGGCCGGCGCGACGTGGCGCGACGCGGCGGAGGTGTTCCTGCTCCGCCCCGCCCCCACGGATCGGGTCCCCGAGAGCGAGCGGCTGGACGTGGACGCGGTGGTCCGCGACGTCACCGCGGCCGGCACGCCGGCGCGCGCGTTCGCGACGGTGGAGGAGATGGTCCCGGCCATCGCCGCCACGGCGCGCCCGGGAGACGTCGTGGTGGCGATGTCGAACGGGGCGTTTGGCGGCATCTGGGGAAAGCTGCTGTCCGCCCTTCACTGA
- a CDS encoding serine hydrolase, with translation MTPVLAPVAGVLEAGRSEGVAGALSAAVLAGGRLVHASCHGELDSPVARPLRRDDLFDVASLTKVMATATLAAQLAGAGELALDAPVARLLPGFEAGGKAAVTARHLLAHASGLPEWRPYYERVARDPLAGRAFLPPGERPPAASLGEAARRGRALVREAVLAEPVEAAPGTRACYCDPGFIALGLLVEAIAGAPLAELAERRVFGPLGLASTGYLDAAAASRRAWADGRTFVPAGWSAPRRELVRGAVNDDNAWAMGGVGGHAGLFSTAAEVAALGQAWLEALQGASGALVPPSAAEEFARRDASTPGSARALGWDTPSGAAPAVGSRLGRGPRGALGHLGYTGCSLWLDLDAGVVCALLTNHVHPSGRSDKPRIRELRRRFHDAVADGLGIG, from the coding sequence GTGACGCCGGTCCTCGCGCCCGTCGCGGGGGTGCTCGAGGCGGGCCGGAGCGAAGGCGTCGCGGGCGCGCTCTCGGCCGCGGTGCTCGCCGGCGGCCGGCTCGTCCACGCGAGCTGCCACGGAGAGCTCGACTCGCCCGTCGCGCGCCCCCTCCGCCGCGACGATCTCTTCGACGTCGCGTCGCTCACGAAGGTGATGGCGACGGCGACCCTCGCGGCGCAGCTCGCCGGCGCCGGCGAGCTCGCCCTGGATGCGCCGGTCGCGCGGCTGCTCCCCGGGTTCGAGGCAGGCGGCAAGGCGGCGGTCACCGCAAGGCACCTGCTCGCGCACGCGAGCGGGCTGCCGGAGTGGAGGCCGTACTACGAGCGCGTGGCGCGGGATCCGCTCGCGGGCCGCGCATTCCTGCCCCCCGGCGAGCGGCCACCGGCGGCGTCGCTCGGCGAGGCCGCGCGGCGCGGCCGCGCGCTGGTGCGCGAGGCGGTCCTCGCGGAGCCCGTCGAGGCGGCGCCCGGCACCCGCGCCTGCTACTGCGATCCCGGCTTCATCGCGCTCGGGCTGCTCGTGGAGGCGATCGCGGGGGCGCCGCTCGCGGAGCTCGCCGAGCGGCGGGTGTTCGGCCCGCTCGGCCTCGCCTCCACCGGGTACCTCGACGCGGCGGCGGCCTCACGGCGCGCCTGGGCCGACGGCCGGACCTTCGTCCCCGCCGGCTGGAGCGCCCCCCGGCGCGAGCTGGTGCGCGGGGCCGTGAACGACGACAACGCGTGGGCGATGGGAGGGGTCGGGGGACACGCGGGGCTGTTCTCCACGGCCGCGGAGGTCGCCGCCCTCGGTCAGGCGTGGCTGGAGGCGCTCCAGGGCGCAAGCGGCGCGCTCGTGCCGCCGTCCGCGGCCGAGGAGTTCGCCCGGCGCGACGCCTCGACCCCCGGCAGCGCCCGCGCCCTCGGATGGGACACGCCGAGCGGCGCCGCCCCCGCCGTCGGCAGCCGCCTCGGCCGCGGCCCGCGCGGCGCCCTCGGCCACCTCGGCTACACCGGCTGCTCGCTGTGGCTCGACCTCGACGCCGGCGTGGTGTGCGCCCTGCTCACGAACCACGTCCACCCCTCCGGGAGATCGGACAAGCCGCGAATCCGCGAGCTGCGCCGCCGGTTCCATGACGCGGTGGCGGACGGGCTGGGGATCGGGTAG
- a CDS encoding LD-carboxypeptidase, whose amino-acid sequence MILPPALRPGDVVRVIAPASPFDPEPFERGLAVLSRRLGLEPRMRDDVAARWRYLAGDDARRVAEWREAVADVEARAIFCARGGYGAMRLLPAIDPAPLLARPKLLLGFSDITALHAHLNRAGLATVHGPGVTQLSRLPEEALVHLEALLRGSAPRAGAGLAGRATVRAGRATGPLLGGSLTLLSHLAGTPYAPRLAGAILLLEDVGEKPYRLDRYLTHLALTGALRELAGVAIGQLTGCDDANAHGADVVREAVLALGVPAIEGVPCGHEDANFAVPLGARATLVAPGPGESGAPRLVFEEWTEGERGVA is encoded by the coding sequence GTGATCCTTCCGCCCGCGCTGCGCCCAGGGGACGTCGTTCGCGTCATCGCCCCCGCGAGCCCGTTCGATCCCGAGCCGTTCGAGCGCGGCCTGGCGGTCCTCTCCCGGCGGCTCGGGCTCGAGCCGCGGATGCGCGACGACGTGGCCGCGCGCTGGCGCTACCTCGCCGGCGACGACGCCCGCCGCGTCGCGGAGTGGCGCGAGGCGGTGGCCGACGTGGAGGCCCGGGCGATCTTCTGCGCGCGCGGCGGTTACGGCGCCATGCGGCTCCTCCCGGCGATCGATCCCGCCCCGCTCCTCGCCCGCCCGAAGCTGCTCCTCGGCTTCTCCGACATCACCGCGCTGCACGCGCACCTGAACCGCGCCGGGCTCGCGACGGTGCACGGGCCGGGCGTCACCCAGCTCTCGCGGCTGCCGGAGGAGGCCCTCGTCCACCTCGAGGCGTTGCTGCGGGGGAGCGCGCCTCGCGCGGGGGCCGGGCTCGCCGGGCGAGCCACCGTCCGTGCGGGCCGCGCCACGGGACCCCTCCTCGGCGGCTCGCTCACGCTCCTCTCGCACCTCGCCGGGACGCCGTACGCGCCGAGGCTCGCAGGCGCGATCCTCCTCCTCGAGGACGTGGGCGAGAAGCCGTACCGGCTGGACCGGTACCTCACGCACCTCGCCCTCACGGGCGCCCTGCGCGAGCTGGCCGGGGTCGCCATCGGCCAGCTCACCGGCTGCGACGACGCCAACGCGCACGGCGCCGACGTGGTGCGCGAGGCGGTCCTGGCGCTCGGCGTGCCCGCCATCGAGGGCGTGCCCTGCGGCCACGAGGACGCGAACTTCGCCGTGCCGCTCGGCGCGCGGGCCACGCTCGTCGCTCCCGGGCCCGGAGAGAGCGGCGCGCCGAGGCTGGTGTTCGAGGAGTGGACCGAGGGGGAGAGGGGGGTCGCGTGA